A window of the Motilibacter rhizosphaerae genome harbors these coding sequences:
- a CDS encoding 4Fe-4S dicluster domain-containing protein, whose product MVSSNSLYGPLQDPAADAGYEEPPKRLGFFTDTSICIGCKACEVACKEWNAVPEDGLNLLGYSYDNTGGLGADSWRAVHFIEQPLPIGTRTPPFEHTPTGPSGVGPTFDVVAAGSRAADASRLGTAGPGSVPVAETAAQAAREAGVDTAFLGMPGSQPPGNETGLEERTDFRWLMMSNVCKHCTHAACLDVCPTGSLFRTEFGTVVVQQDICNGCGYCVSACPYGVIDKREDDGRAWKCTLCYDRLGADMTPACAKACPTESIQFGELEELRERAEARVEQLHANGVPEARLYGNDPDDGVGGDGAFFLLLDEPEVYGLPPDPVVTTRDLPDMWKHAGAAAALMVLGAAASFLRTGRRR is encoded by the coding sequence ATGGTCTCGAGCAACAGCCTGTACGGACCGCTGCAGGACCCGGCGGCCGACGCGGGCTACGAAGAACCGCCGAAGCGGCTGGGGTTCTTCACCGACACGAGCATCTGCATCGGGTGCAAGGCGTGCGAGGTGGCCTGCAAGGAGTGGAACGCCGTCCCCGAGGACGGGCTGAACCTCCTCGGCTACTCCTACGACAACACCGGCGGCCTCGGGGCCGACTCGTGGCGGGCGGTGCACTTCATCGAGCAGCCGCTGCCGATCGGGACGCGGACGCCGCCCTTCGAGCACACGCCGACCGGCCCCTCCGGCGTGGGTCCGACCTTCGACGTGGTGGCAGCGGGTTCTCGCGCAGCCGACGCCTCCCGGCTCGGCACCGCGGGGCCGGGGTCCGTCCCCGTCGCCGAGACCGCGGCGCAGGCTGCCCGCGAAGCCGGTGTGGACACGGCGTTCCTCGGCATGCCGGGGTCCCAGCCTCCCGGCAACGAGACGGGCCTCGAGGAGCGGACCGACTTCCGCTGGCTCATGATGAGCAACGTCTGCAAGCACTGCACCCACGCGGCCTGCCTCGACGTCTGCCCCACCGGGTCGCTGTTCCGCACGGAGTTCGGCACCGTCGTCGTGCAGCAGGACATCTGCAACGGCTGCGGCTACTGCGTCTCCGCGTGCCCCTACGGCGTCATCGACAAGCGCGAGGACGACGGCCGGGCGTGGAAGTGCACGCTCTGCTACGACCGCCTCGGCGCGGACATGACCCCGGCGTGCGCGAAGGCATGCCCCACCGAGTCGATCCAGTTCGGCGAGCTCGAGGAGCTGCGCGAGCGGGCCGAGGCGCGGGTCGAGCAGCTGCACGCCAACGGCGTCCCCGAGGCACGGCTCTACGGCAACGACCCGGACGACGGGGTCGGCGGCGACGGCGCGTTCTTCCTCCTGCTCGACGAGCCGGAGGTCTACGGCCTGCCGCCGGACCCGGTCGTCACCACCCGGGACCTGCCGGACATGTGGAAGCACGCCGGTGCCGCCGCCGCGCTCATGGTCCTCGGCGCAGCCGCGTCCTTCCTGCGCACGGGCCGGCGCCGGTGA
- the nrfD gene encoding NrfD/PsrC family molybdoenzyme membrane anchor subunit: protein MSVPGEPEVGATPLRADGRSNDEGAGRRPHGDQAALSWSQGRAEPGRGTGRRRKQRDEHQMVPDVEFQSYYGRAVLKPPVWTHDIAFYLFTGGLAAGSSLLAAGADLTGAPALRRGARATSMGALLASTYFLINDLGVKTRFHHMLRVAKPTSPMSVGTWILAAYGPLAGAAATAELAPLLPERGVLGLVRKLAPWGGRAAGLGAAAVAPALATYTAVLFADTAVPSWHEGYRELPFLFSGSALAAGAGAGLVLAPPTQTASARRLAVAGAAVELAAGQRLEKGHGLLSEPYETGRPGTQLKAARALTAVGAVGAALSRRSRLLSIASGSCLLAGSLLTRFGVFEAGVMSSKDPKYVVVPQRERLERRADGGAKTNAPG from the coding sequence GTGAGCGTCCCCGGAGAGCCCGAGGTCGGCGCCACCCCGCTGCGCGCGGACGGCCGGTCCAACGACGAGGGGGCCGGTCGGCGCCCGCACGGAGACCAGGCCGCGCTGTCGTGGTCGCAGGGGCGCGCCGAGCCCGGCCGCGGCACGGGGCGGCGGCGCAAGCAGCGCGACGAGCACCAGATGGTGCCCGACGTCGAGTTCCAGTCGTACTACGGCCGCGCCGTGCTCAAGCCCCCGGTGTGGACGCACGACATCGCGTTCTACCTGTTCACCGGTGGGCTGGCTGCCGGCTCCTCGCTGCTCGCTGCGGGAGCGGACCTGACCGGCGCGCCCGCACTGCGCCGCGGGGCCCGGGCGACCTCGATGGGCGCGCTGCTCGCCAGCACGTACTTCCTCATCAACGACCTGGGCGTGAAGACGCGCTTCCACCACATGCTGCGCGTCGCCAAGCCGACCTCGCCGATGTCGGTGGGCACGTGGATCCTCGCCGCGTACGGCCCGCTGGCCGGCGCCGCCGCGACCGCCGAGCTGGCCCCGCTGCTGCCTGAGCGCGGCGTGCTCGGCCTGGTGCGCAAGCTCGCCCCGTGGGGCGGGCGCGCCGCGGGGCTCGGCGCGGCTGCGGTCGCGCCGGCGCTCGCGACGTACACCGCCGTCCTCTTCGCCGACACCGCGGTCCCGAGCTGGCACGAGGGCTACCGCGAGCTGCCGTTCCTGTTCTCCGGCTCGGCGCTCGCCGCGGGTGCCGGGGCCGGGCTCGTGCTCGCCCCGCCGACGCAGACCGCGTCGGCGCGCCGCCTGGCGGTCGCCGGCGCCGCCGTGGAGCTCGCCGCCGGGCAGCGCCTCGAGAAGGGCCACGGGCTGCTGAGCGAGCCGTACGAGACCGGCCGCCCCGGCACGCAGCTCAAGGCCGCCCGGGCCCTCACCGCCGTCGGTGCGGTCGGGGCCGCGCTGAGCCGCCGGTCGCGGCTGCTGTCGATCGCGTCCGGCAGCTGCCTGCTCGCCGGGTCGCTGCTCACGCGCTTCGGCGTCTTCGAGGCGGGCGTGATGTCCTCCAAGGACCCGAAGTACGTCGTGGTGCCCCAGCGCGAGCGGCTCGAGCGGCGCGCTGACGGCGGCGCGAAGACCAACGCGCCGGGATAG
- a CDS encoding M15 family metallopeptidase, giving the protein MRQRTWLLGAALLAALLPALPARADGAQLTVVSAPAEVHRGLPSSVTAVLHDATGAPLAGAEVVLERTPGTGRPAWQQAGLATSAADGSVSVAFTPVGSALYRLRSGDAVSATFVVRTTAAPSTLTVRAARSVRYDATWSVRVSWDTSDGLPVTGPVLLQRKEGSRWVTVSRGTTSAAGTALLRTPAVEAGAFRVAAAAVPSATGTVSGTLALAVPPAYALVPDPAGAPRPTRVLVQPRATTPGLDARVEPIPDDVWRQMVGRTWHSGCPVGRAQLALVTMNYYGFDGYRHRGELVVAARVAPAVVRAFTRIYAAAYPIRLMVREDVFGWSAKLHGANDYASMAADNTSGFNCRGVVGQPHVRSPHAYGIAIDVNTLENPDVARDGTWPSAHYADRSLAHPALIRPGDAVVRAFASVGWRWGASFRDYQHFDTARGHD; this is encoded by the coding sequence ATGCGCCAGAGGACCTGGCTGCTGGGTGCAGCGCTCCTGGCGGCTCTGCTCCCGGCCCTGCCCGCGCGAGCCGACGGTGCGCAGCTGACCGTCGTGTCCGCACCGGCCGAGGTGCACCGCGGGCTGCCGAGCTCGGTCACCGCGGTGCTGCACGACGCGACCGGCGCGCCGCTCGCGGGCGCGGAGGTCGTCCTCGAGCGCACGCCGGGCACCGGCAGACCTGCGTGGCAGCAGGCCGGACTGGCGACGAGCGCAGCGGACGGGTCGGTGTCGGTGGCCTTCACCCCGGTCGGCTCCGCGCTCTACCGGCTGCGCAGCGGCGACGCGGTCAGCGCGACCTTCGTCGTCCGCACCACGGCCGCGCCCAGCACGCTGACCGTCCGGGCGGCGCGCTCCGTGCGCTACGACGCCACCTGGTCCGTCCGCGTCTCCTGGGACACCTCCGACGGACTGCCCGTGACGGGACCGGTCCTGCTGCAGCGCAAGGAGGGCTCGCGCTGGGTGACGGTCTCGCGCGGCACGACGAGCGCCGCGGGCACCGCCCTGCTCCGCACGCCCGCGGTCGAGGCGGGGGCCTTCCGGGTCGCCGCCGCCGCCGTCCCGAGCGCGACCGGGACGGTCAGCGGCACCCTCGCGCTCGCGGTGCCACCTGCCTACGCCCTGGTGCCCGACCCGGCAGGAGCACCTCGCCCGACGCGGGTCCTCGTGCAGCCGCGCGCGACGACGCCGGGGCTCGACGCCCGGGTCGAGCCCATCCCCGACGACGTCTGGCGGCAGATGGTCGGCCGCACCTGGCACTCCGGCTGCCCGGTGGGCCGCGCGCAGCTCGCGCTGGTGACGATGAACTACTACGGCTTCGACGGCTACCGCCACCGAGGTGAGCTGGTCGTGGCTGCCCGCGTCGCGCCGGCGGTCGTCCGTGCTTTCACGCGGATCTACGCCGCGGCGTACCCGATCCGGCTGATGGTGCGCGAGGACGTGTTCGGCTGGAGCGCGAAGCTCCATGGTGCCAACGACTACGCGTCCATGGCGGCCGACAACACCTCGGGCTTCAACTGCCGCGGCGTGGTCGGCCAGCCGCACGTGCGCAGCCCCCACGCCTACGGCATCGCGATCGACGTCAACACCCTGGAGAACCCGGACGTGGCCCGCGACGGCACCTGGCCCTCCGCGCACTACGCCGACCGCAGCCTCGCCCACCCCGCGCTGATCCGTCCGGGCGACGCCGTGGTGCGTGCCTTCGCCTCGGTCGGCTGGCGCTGGGGCGCATCGTTCCGCGACTACCAGCACTTCGACACCGCACGCGGCCATGACTGA
- a CDS encoding formate/nitrite transporter family protein, with product MPFKTPDQIAVAAVASGEKKALLTVDRMLVGGFLAGAYIAFGGLLAIVVTSGLKAETWGGLITLFNGAVFSLGLILVVLAGAELLTGNMALVPLALLQKRIPVARLGINFGVVLVANLLGSLFVAYFLALKTGVIGTPSSPAASTAHAAYERLAATATGKAVTESNWQIFLRAMGCNWLVCLAVWLAMASDEISGKILGIFFPIMAFVALGFDHVVANMFFLPAAHWAGVPGITWGQILDNWVFAGIGNLVGAAVFVAGAYWWVYLRGTEGAVQSAGSDPSGTAGAPAAKEAPVRRARR from the coding sequence ATGCCGTTCAAGACACCGGACCAGATAGCTGTGGCGGCGGTGGCCTCGGGCGAGAAGAAGGCCCTGCTCACCGTGGACCGGATGCTCGTCGGGGGCTTCCTGGCCGGGGCGTACATCGCCTTCGGCGGCCTGCTCGCGATCGTGGTCACCAGCGGGCTCAAGGCCGAGACGTGGGGCGGGCTCATCACGCTGTTCAACGGCGCGGTGTTCAGCCTCGGCCTCATCCTCGTGGTGCTGGCCGGCGCGGAGCTGCTCACCGGCAACATGGCGCTGGTCCCGCTGGCCCTGCTGCAGAAGCGCATCCCGGTCGCGCGCCTCGGCATCAACTTCGGCGTCGTGCTCGTCGCGAACCTCCTGGGCTCGCTGTTCGTCGCCTACTTCCTGGCCCTCAAGACCGGCGTCATCGGCACGCCCTCGTCGCCGGCGGCGAGCACGGCGCACGCGGCGTACGAGCGGCTGGCTGCGACGGCGACCGGCAAGGCGGTCACGGAGTCCAACTGGCAGATCTTCCTGCGAGCCATGGGGTGCAACTGGCTCGTCTGCCTGGCGGTCTGGCTCGCGATGGCCAGCGACGAGATCAGCGGCAAGATCCTCGGGATCTTCTTCCCCATCATGGCCTTCGTCGCCCTCGGCTTCGACCACGTCGTCGCCAACATGTTCTTCCTGCCGGCGGCGCACTGGGCCGGCGTCCCGGGCATCACGTGGGGGCAGATCCTCGACAACTGGGTGTTCGCCGGGATCGGGAACCTCGTGGGAGCAGCGGTCTTCGTCGCCGGCGCCTACTGGTGGGTCTACCTGCGCGGCACCGAGGGCGCCGTGCAGAGCGCGGGGTCGGACCCCAGCGGCACCGCGGGTGCCCCCGCGGCGAAGGAGGCGCCGGTCAGGCGAGCGCGACGGTGA
- the selD gene encoding selenide, water dikinase SelD — MTATEERRLTGYAHGGGCACKIPPGELESVVAGLRPSGTFPDELVVGLDTGDDAAVVRIGPGQGLVVTADFFTPVVDDAYDWGRIAATNALSDVYAMGGRPVVAVNLLSWPRDLLPFELAAEVLRGGLDVASAAGTHVGGGHSVDDPEPKYGMAVTGLVDPDRLLRNDKGVAGVPLTLTKPLGIGVLNSRHKSTGERFAQAVEAMTTLNAAASVAAVAAGAVCATDVTGFGLLGHLHKLARASGVTAVVDTAAVPYLDGARDALRDGYVSGGTRRNLAWVQPFLDAGSVGEDEQLLLADAQTSGGLLVAGEVLGYPVVGELVPARAGVTVALA; from the coding sequence GTGACCGCCACCGAGGAGCGCCGGCTCACGGGCTACGCGCACGGCGGCGGCTGCGCCTGCAAGATCCCCCCGGGCGAGCTCGAGTCCGTCGTCGCCGGCCTCCGGCCCAGCGGCACGTTCCCCGACGAGCTCGTCGTCGGCCTCGACACGGGCGACGACGCCGCTGTCGTGCGGATCGGGCCGGGCCAGGGCCTCGTCGTCACCGCGGACTTCTTCACGCCCGTGGTGGACGACGCGTACGACTGGGGGCGGATCGCCGCGACCAATGCGCTCTCCGACGTCTACGCCATGGGCGGGCGCCCCGTCGTCGCGGTCAACCTGCTCAGCTGGCCCCGCGACCTGCTGCCGTTCGAGCTCGCCGCCGAGGTGCTGCGCGGTGGGCTCGACGTCGCGAGCGCTGCGGGGACCCACGTCGGCGGCGGGCACAGCGTCGACGACCCGGAGCCGAAGTACGGCATGGCCGTGACGGGTCTGGTCGACCCGGACCGCCTGCTGCGCAACGACAAGGGCGTCGCGGGCGTCCCGCTCACCCTCACCAAGCCGCTCGGCATCGGGGTGCTCAACTCGCGCCACAAGTCGACGGGGGAGCGCTTCGCCCAGGCGGTCGAGGCGATGACGACCCTCAACGCCGCGGCTTCGGTCGCGGCTGTCGCCGCCGGAGCGGTCTGCGCCACGGACGTCACCGGCTTCGGGCTGCTCGGCCACCTGCACAAGCTCGCTCGCGCGTCGGGCGTCACCGCGGTGGTCGACACCGCCGCCGTGCCCTACCTCGACGGCGCACGGGACGCGCTCCGCGACGGCTACGTGTCCGGGGGTACGCGCCGCAACCTCGCGTGGGTGCAGCCGTTCCTGGACGCCGGGAGCGTCGGCGAGGACGAGCAGCTCCTCCTCGCCGACGCGCAGACCTCCGGCGGCCTGCTCGTCGCGGGCGAGGTCCTGGGCTACCCCGTGGTGGGGGAGCTGGTCCCCGCCCGCGCGGGCGTCACCGTCGCGCTCGCCTGA
- a CDS encoding GatB/YqeY domain-containing protein: protein MSLEHQLREDLTAAMRARDELTTATLRMTLTAVQTEAVSGRTARELSDAEVLQVLTREAKKRREAAEAFDAASRTELAERERAEGGVLARYLPTPLSDDEVAGLVREAIAELGVSGMGAMGQVMKAVTPRTTGRADGGRVSAEVRRQLAS, encoded by the coding sequence ATGAGTCTCGAGCACCAGCTGCGGGAGGACCTCACCGCCGCGATGCGCGCCCGCGACGAGCTCACCACGGCGACGCTGCGGATGACCCTCACCGCGGTGCAGACCGAGGCGGTCTCCGGCAGGACGGCGCGCGAGCTCTCCGACGCCGAGGTGCTGCAGGTCCTCACCCGCGAGGCCAAGAAGCGGCGCGAGGCGGCCGAGGCGTTCGACGCCGCGTCCCGCACCGAGCTCGCCGAGCGCGAGCGGGCCGAGGGCGGGGTGCTGGCGCGCTACCTGCCGACACCGCTCAGCGACGACGAGGTGGCGGGCCTCGTGCGCGAGGCGATCGCCGAGCTGGGCGTCTCCGGCATGGGCGCGATGGGGCAGGTCATGAAGGCCGTGACGCCGCGGACCACCGGGCGCGCCGACGGCGGCCGCGTCTCGGCCGAGGTGCGCAGGCAGCTGGCGTCGTGA
- the fdhD gene encoding formate dehydrogenase accessory sulfurtransferase FdhD: MSRVTARRPVTRLGGATPLQRPDTLVVEEPLELRVGGRALAVTMRTPGDDMDLAGGFLVSEGVVSAPEQLRAMRYCAGVDDDGQNNYNVLDLDLAPGVAPPDPSVERNFYTTSSCGVCGKASLDAVRTSSAFSVAEDPLRVAASLLGTLPDRLREAQKVFDRTGGLHAAGLFSADGTLHCVREDVGRHNAVDKVVGWALREGLLPLRETVLVVSGRASFELAQKALMAGIPMLAAVSAPSSLAVDLAVESGMTLAGFVRGATMNVYAGAERVTT, from the coding sequence ATGTCCCGCGTGACGGCACGCCGACCGGTGACCCGGCTCGGCGGAGCGACCCCCCTGCAGCGTCCTGACACCCTCGTGGTCGAGGAGCCGCTCGAGCTGCGCGTCGGCGGCCGCGCCCTGGCCGTCACCATGCGCACGCCCGGCGACGACATGGACCTCGCCGGCGGGTTCCTCGTCAGCGAGGGCGTGGTCTCGGCACCGGAGCAGCTGCGGGCCATGCGCTACTGCGCCGGTGTCGACGACGACGGGCAGAACAACTACAACGTCCTCGACCTCGACCTCGCCCCCGGTGTCGCGCCGCCGGACCCCTCGGTCGAGCGCAACTTCTACACGACCTCCTCGTGCGGCGTCTGCGGCAAGGCCAGCCTCGACGCCGTCCGCACGTCGTCGGCGTTCTCCGTCGCCGAGGACCCGCTGCGGGTGGCGGCGTCCCTGCTCGGGACGCTCCCCGACCGGCTGCGCGAGGCGCAGAAGGTCTTCGACCGCACCGGCGGGCTGCACGCGGCCGGGCTGTTCTCCGCGGACGGGACGCTGCACTGCGTACGCGAGGACGTGGGGCGGCACAACGCCGTCGACAAGGTCGTGGGCTGGGCCCTGCGCGAGGGCCTGCTGCCGCTGCGCGAGACCGTGCTCGTCGTCAGCGGTCGGGCCTCCTTCGAGCTGGCGCAGAAGGCGCTGATGGCGGGCATCCCGATGCTGGCTGCGGTGAGCGCGCCGTCGTCGCTGGCCGTGGACCTGGCGGTCGAGTCGGGCATGACGCTGGCCGGCTTCGTGCGCGGCGCCACCATGAACGTGTACGCCGGGGCTGAGCGCGTCACGACCTGA
- a CDS encoding TetR/AcrR family transcriptional regulator produces the protein MGRRAQPQIKERLLDLCTEHVLEHGLPDRLEPLVAATGTSARMLLYHFGTRDALLRAVLQRARERQLEAWGGLLRAREGEAYPVTLARAWAAISGPDGERYLRLFGQWRDTSPQLRGADFARRATTDWLGPLADGLGADAGPELATLVLAVVRGLLLDLDATGDAARVDGAFAELLARL, from the coding sequence ATGGGACGCCGGGCGCAGCCGCAGATCAAGGAGCGGCTGCTCGACCTCTGCACCGAGCACGTCCTCGAGCACGGGCTCCCCGATCGGCTCGAGCCGCTCGTCGCGGCCACCGGGACCTCGGCGCGGATGCTGCTCTACCACTTCGGCACCCGCGACGCCCTGCTGCGAGCCGTGCTCCAGCGGGCTCGCGAGCGCCAGCTCGAGGCGTGGGGCGGGCTGCTGCGGGCGCGGGAGGGCGAGGCGTACCCCGTCACGCTGGCACGGGCGTGGGCGGCGATCAGCGGCCCGGACGGCGAGCGCTACCTGCGGCTGTTCGGGCAGTGGCGGGACACGTCCCCGCAGCTGAGGGGTGCGGACTTCGCCCGCCGGGCGACCACCGACTGGCTCGGGCCGCTCGCCGACGGGCTGGGGGCGGACGCCGGCCCGGAGCTCGCGACGCTCGTGCTCGCCGTGGTCCGCGGGCTGCTCCTCGACCTCGATGCGACGGGGGACGCCGCGCGGGTGGACGGGGCCTTCGCCGAGCTGCTCGCCCGCCTGTAG
- a CDS encoding alpha/beta fold hydrolase — MRVVFVHGACVADGAWWWQRTAALLAERGTSSATPALPSCGEGPRPAGHGGPGLDDDVAAVRAVLEDGDEPTVVVAHSYGGIVTAEAAAGVRSVRHLLLVSSYLPEVGQALADFGPADGPAPFLDVDAGAGTFGVRPELLVPTFLQDCDQQVQAEAPDRLARQGVAVLTQPVRAAAWQEVPSTYLVCARDLGTPASLQRGFARRAGAVVELDAGHHPFLSQPEAVRDLLLDL, encoded by the coding sequence ATGCGGGTCGTGTTCGTGCACGGGGCGTGCGTGGCGGACGGGGCGTGGTGGTGGCAACGGACGGCCGCCCTGCTCGCCGAGCGGGGCACCAGCAGCGCGACCCCCGCGCTGCCGAGCTGCGGGGAGGGCCCGCGACCGGCCGGGCACGGCGGGCCCGGGCTGGACGACGACGTCGCCGCCGTGCGCGCGGTGCTGGAGGACGGCGACGAGCCCACCGTGGTCGTGGCCCACAGCTACGGCGGGATCGTCACCGCCGAGGCCGCGGCGGGGGTGCGGTCCGTACGCCACCTCCTGCTGGTCTCGAGCTACCTGCCCGAGGTCGGCCAGGCGCTCGCGGACTTCGGCCCGGCCGACGGGCCGGCGCCGTTCCTCGACGTCGACGCCGGCGCGGGGACCTTCGGGGTCCGGCCCGAGCTGCTCGTGCCCACCTTCCTCCAGGACTGCGACCAGCAGGTGCAGGCGGAGGCGCCGGACCGCCTGGCCCGGCAGGGCGTGGCGGTCCTCACCCAGCCGGTGCGGGCCGCGGCCTGGCAGGAGGTGCCGAGCACGTACCTCGTCTGCGCGCGGGACCTGGGCACTCCCGCTTCCCTGCAGCGCGGGTTCGCGCGCCGGGCCGGCGCGGTCGTCGAGCTCGACGCGGGCCACCACCCGTTCCTGTCCCAGCCGGAGGCGGTGCGCGACCTGCTGCTCGACCTCTAG
- a CDS encoding VOC family protein, which produces MASVRQVQVTFDCAEPERVARFWCEVLGYVVPPPPPGSASWEEFDRSLPPERQGSAFACQDPDGVGPRLFFQRVPEGKVVKNRVHLDVRVGTGLRGDERVAALEAECARLEALGARRVQLLRADGFDESCLVMQDVEGNEFCLD; this is translated from the coding sequence GTGGCATCGGTCCGGCAGGTCCAGGTGACGTTCGACTGCGCAGAGCCCGAGCGGGTGGCGCGGTTCTGGTGCGAGGTGCTCGGCTACGTCGTGCCCCCGCCGCCGCCCGGCTCCGCGTCATGGGAGGAGTTCGACCGATCGCTGCCGCCGGAGCGGCAGGGGTCGGCGTTCGCCTGCCAGGACCCCGACGGCGTCGGCCCGCGGCTGTTCTTCCAACGGGTGCCCGAGGGCAAGGTCGTGAAGAACCGCGTCCACCTCGACGTCCGTGTCGGCACGGGCCTGCGCGGCGACGAGCGCGTCGCGGCGCTCGAGGCCGAGTGCGCGCGGCTCGAGGCGCTCGGTGCCCGGCGGGTCCAGCTGCTGCGGGCGGACGGCTTCGACGAGTCCTGCCTCGTCATGCAGGACGTCGAGGGCAACGAGTTCTGCCTCGACTGA
- a CDS encoding alpha-L-fucosidase, translating into MDDAVDWTDLTRPTPAWFPAARLGIFVHWGAYSVPAWAEPTGELGTIDEATWVRHNPYAEWYWHTIQLPGAPAREHHRTVWGDRPYDDFLDLWKAESFDAAAWARLFRQAGARYVVLVTKHHDGIALWDAPGTGTRNTVHRGPQRDLVAELAAAVRAEGLRFGTYYSGGLDWSVTGFLDPEQPLLRPNDAAYAAYAAVHVRDLVDRYAPDVLWNDIEWPDAGKHRGRLGLHELFRHYYDAVAEGVVNDRWGETHWDYRTSEYQHARENESAAVWENNRGIGLSFGYNQVEGPEHSLDAHAAVRHLVDVVSRGGNLLLDVGPTAAGEIPELQRRTLEGLGAWLAANGGAVHGAAPLSPAVATASDEPWVRWTATPTTAYAVVDAAGDVTVRADHDAVDWAASRTPAGTAVEAQPVDGGLALRLPPADGPAVVGFPLAGTVGPRA; encoded by the coding sequence GTGGACGACGCCGTCGACTGGACCGACCTCACCCGCCCCACCCCCGCGTGGTTCCCCGCGGCCCGGCTCGGGATCTTCGTGCACTGGGGCGCCTACTCGGTGCCCGCCTGGGCGGAGCCGACGGGCGAGCTCGGCACCATCGACGAGGCGACGTGGGTCCGGCACAACCCCTACGCCGAGTGGTACTGGCACACCATCCAGCTGCCCGGCGCACCGGCCCGCGAGCACCACCGCACGGTCTGGGGCGACCGGCCCTACGACGACTTCCTCGACCTGTGGAAGGCGGAGTCGTTCGACGCCGCCGCCTGGGCGCGGCTGTTCCGGCAGGCCGGTGCGCGCTACGTCGTGCTCGTGACCAAGCACCACGACGGCATCGCGCTCTGGGACGCCCCCGGCACCGGCACCCGCAACACCGTGCACCGCGGGCCGCAGCGCGACCTCGTCGCCGAGCTCGCTGCGGCGGTGCGCGCCGAGGGGCTGCGCTTCGGGACCTACTACTCCGGTGGCCTCGACTGGTCCGTCACGGGCTTCCTCGACCCCGAGCAGCCGCTGCTCCGCCCGAACGACGCGGCGTACGCGGCCTACGCCGCCGTCCACGTGCGCGACCTCGTCGACCGCTACGCCCCCGACGTGCTGTGGAACGACATCGAGTGGCCCGACGCGGGCAAGCACCGCGGCCGGCTCGGCCTGCACGAGCTGTTCCGGCACTACTACGACGCCGTCGCCGAGGGCGTGGTCAACGACCGCTGGGGCGAGACGCACTGGGACTACCGCACGAGCGAGTACCAGCACGCGCGCGAGAACGAGTCCGCCGCGGTGTGGGAGAACAACCGCGGCATCGGGCTCTCGTTCGGCTACAACCAGGTCGAGGGCCCCGAGCACTCGCTCGACGCGCACGCCGCCGTGCGCCACCTGGTCGACGTCGTCTCCCGCGGCGGCAACCTCCTGCTCGACGTCGGCCCGACCGCGGCGGGCGAGATCCCCGAGCTGCAGCGCCGGACCCTCGAGGGGCTGGGCGCGTGGCTCGCGGCCAACGGCGGCGCGGTGCACGGCGCCGCGCCGCTATCGCCCGCGGTGGCGACCGCGAGCGACGAGCCCTGGGTGCGCTGGACCGCCACCCCCACCACCGCGTACGCCGTGGTCGACGCCGCCGGCGACGTGACCGTCCGCGCGGACCACGACGCTGTGGACTGGGCCGCGTCGCGCACGCCTGCCGGGACGGCCGTCGAGGCGCAGCCCGTCGACGGCGGCCTCGCGCTCCGCCTCCCGCCCGCGGACGGTCCGGCCGTCGTGGGGTTCCCCCTGGCGGGGACCGTCGGCCCACGGGCGTAG